Proteins co-encoded in one Gossypium arboreum isolate Shixiya-1 chromosome 11, ASM2569848v2, whole genome shotgun sequence genomic window:
- the LOC108473552 gene encoding phospholipase A1-Igamma1, chloroplastic-like gives MAISLSKTFLSIAHQVFPSEKCRPVSFSGREPQLQRTTSMGFATRSLRMPRVSSKTSGSLFSSIDELDKETREERRVADVWREIHGVDDWVGMLDPMDPLLRSELIRYGEMAQACYDAFDFDPFSKYCGSCRFTPRQFFDSLAMADHGYVVSRYIFATSNINLPNFFKKSRWPKVWSKSANWIGYVAVSNDEISKRLGRRDIVVAWRGTVTRLEWIADLMDFLKPISSNKIPCPDSTVKVESGFLDLYIDKDVNCRFCKFSAREQILTEVKRLLEIYQLEELSLTITGHSLGSALAILSAYDIVETGLNVLQDSRAVPVSVFSFSGPRVGNVRFKERMEVLGVKVLRVVNVHDIVPKSPGLFFNENVPLLLMKMAERLPWSYSHVGVELSLDHKNSPFLKETGDLSCAHNLEALLHLLDGYHGKGHRFVLASGRDPALVNKATDFLKDHYLVPPYWRQYENKGMVRNEDGRWMQPERPKLDDHPEHTHRYLKQLGLASHH, from the exons ATGGCCATTTCTCTATCCAAAACCTTTCTTTCCATTGCTCATCAGGTTTTTCCGTCTGAAAAATGCCGTCCGGTGTCGTTTTCAGGCCGGGAACCTCAGCTTCAACGTACTACAAGTATGGGATTTGCCACAAGGTCGCTTAGGATGCCTAGGGTTTCGTCTAAAACAAGCGGCTCCTTGTTCTCTTCCATCGACGAACTCGACAAGGAAACACGAGAAGAAAGACGAGTGGCGGATGTATGGAGAGAAATCCATGGCGTGGATGACTGGGTTGGGATGTTAGATCCAATGGACCCTCTTCTACGGTCGGAGCTGATTCGATATGGCGAGATGGCACAAGCCTGTTACGATGCTTTCGATTTCGACCCATTTTCCAAATACTGTGGAAGTTGCAGGTTCACGCCCCGTCAGTTCTTTGACTCCCTAGCCATGGCGGACCATGGTTACGTGGTCTCCAGGTACATCTTCGCAACATCCAACATTAACCTTCCCAATTTTTTCAAGAAATCTCGGTGGCCCAAAGTGTGGAGCAAGAGTGCGAATTGGATAGGCTACGTCGCTGTTTCCAACGACGAAATATCCAAACGCTTAGGCCGTCGCGACATCGTCGTCGCTTGGAGGGGAACCGTGACCCGCCTGGAGTGGATTGCGGATTTAATGGATTTCCTCAAACCCATTTCTTCGAACAAAATCCCATGCCCCGATTCAACAGTAAAAGTAGAATCAGGCTTCCTCGATCTCTACATCGACAAAGATGTGAATTGCCGCTTCTGCAAGTTCTCAGCGAGGGAACAAATTTTAACCGAAGTGAAAAGGTTACTCGAAATCTACCAGCTTGAAGAGCTAAGCTTAACAATAACTGGTCACAGTTTAGGCAGTGCCTTGGCAATTCTCAGCGCATATGATATCGTGGAAACGGGTCTAAATGTGCTGCAAGATAGCAGAGCTGTCCCAGTGAGCGTGTTTTCCTTTTCGGGTCCTAGGGTAGGTAACGTGAGGTTCAAGGAACGGATGGAAGTGCTGGGAGTTAAAGTGTTGAGGGTGGTGAATGTGCATGACATAGTCCCTAAATCCCCAGGATTGTTCTTCAACGAAAACGTGCCACTATTGTTGATGAAGATGGCTGAGAGGTTGCCCTGGAGTTACTCTCATGTCGGAGTTGAACTGTCTTTGGATCATAAAAACTCGCCATTTCTAAAAGAGACGGGCGACCTTAGTTGCGCACATAATTTGGAAGCTCTTTTGCATTTACTTGACGG GTACCATGGAAAAGGCCATAGATTTGTGCTGGCAAGTGGAAGGGACCCTGCTTTGGTGAACAAGGCAACTGACTTTTTGAAAGATCATTATTTGGTTCCACCATATTGGAGGCAATATGAGAACAAGGGGATGGTAAGGAACGAGGATGGCCGTTGGATGCAGCCTGAACGGCCGAAACTCGACGACCACCCTGAACATACACACCGATATCTCAAGCAATTAGGCTTGGCATCTCAtcattag